Below is a window of Nicotiana tabacum cultivar K326 chromosome 19, ASM71507v2, whole genome shotgun sequence DNA.
tcctataaagaagaaggtcatcaaaagcagagatgtagtcttccgagaaagtgaagttggaactgttGATGATATGCCAGAGAATGctaagaatggtataattcctaaccttgttactattccttctacttctaacaatcccacaagtgcagaaagtacgaccgacgaggttgccgagccgggggagcaacctggtgaggttattgagcagggggagcaacttgatgatgatgttgagcaAGTGTATCACCCCACTCacggagaagaacaacctcaacctctgaggagatcagaaaggccaagggtagagtcatgcaggtacccttccacggagtatgtcctcatcagtgatgagggggagccagaaagtcttaaggaggtgatgtcctatccagaaaagaaccagtggatgaaagccatgcaagaggagatggaatctttgcaaaaaaaatggcacgtacaagctggttgaacttccaaaaggtaaaagaccactcaaatgtaagtgggtctttaaactcaagaaagatgaaaatagcaagctggtcagatacaaagctcgattggtggtaaaaggcttcgaacagaagaaaggtattgattttgacgaaatattctcacatgttgtcaaaatgacttctattcgaacaatctcGAGCTTaacagctagcctagatcttgaagtagAGCAGTTGGACGTGAAAACTATATTTCTTcacggagatttggaagaggagatctaTATTGAgcaaccagaaggatttgaagtagctggaagaaaacacatggtgtgcaaacagaataagagtctttatgggttgAATGAGGCATCAAGGCAGTGGTACataagtttgactcattcataaaaagtcaaacttacacaagacatattctgatccatgtgtatacttcaaaaatatttctgaaaataactttattatattgttgttgtatgtgaatgacatgttaattgtaggaaaagacaatgGGCCGATCGCAAAATTGAagggagatttgtccaagtcatttgatatgaaggacttgggcccaatacaacaaattctgggtatgaagatagttcgagagcgaacaagaagaaagttgtggctgtctcaggagaagtacattgaacgtatACTGGaatgcttcaacatgaagaatgctaatcCAGTCAGCACACAtcttgctagtcatctaaagttgagcaagaagatgtgtcctacaagtgtggaggagaaagggaacatggctagagtttcttattcttcagcagtcggaagcttgatatatgcaatggtatgtacCAGACATGATATTGCTAATacagttggtgttgttagcagattccttgaaaatcctggaaaggaacattgggaagcagtcaagtggatgctcaggtacctgagaggtatcacgggagattgtttgtgctttggaggatctcaTCCATTCTTGAAGGGCTATACGGATGCTGATATGACAGGTGACATTGATAACAAAAAAttcactactggatatttgtttacattttcagggggagctatatcatgacAGTCTAAATTGCAGAAGTGtattgcactttcaacaactgaagcagagtacattgccgctacagaaGCTGGTAAGGAGATGGTATGGCTCAAGCGGTTTCTTCAAAAGTTGGAATTGCATcaaaaggagtatgtcgtctattatGACAGTCAAAGTACAATAGACTTGagcaagaactccatgtaccatgcaagaacaaagcatatagatatgagatatcattggattcgtgagcaGGTGGAGAACAAATCTTTACAGGTCAAAAAGATTCACACAAGTGAAAATCCTGCTGATATATTGACCAAGGTgataccaagagacaagttcgagctatgcaaagaacttatcggcatgcactcaaactagaagataATGCTACCTCCTTCAGGTGAATGAGACTGGAAGGGGAGATTTGTGGGGTCCATCCcataaattaaggaagaaattgattGGCACCCAtcttttctttcttattgtcAAATAAGGTAGGCTGCAGAAGGAAAATGTCAAACTTCTTAGgcggaagaaagaaaaaatttacATTGCAATTTTTCAACCAATCCTTCATTCTGATTGGTTGAAGAGGTAGGCTATTTCTCCTATAAAAGGAGAGTTTCGGCATCTTCAGTTTACTACACAGAAAGAGAAGCGACACAATAGTTACAGAGAGTATTTCTCAGGCATTGTGAGAAATAGACTGTGTAGAGAAAAATATAGAGTGAGCGATATTATAGTGatgtgggaatatcaaaagaggattatttcttttgagtgttgtagtggtctttggagtattttactcggacctacaaagtataaaattccttgctatagtgatattagttgctcgtctcggggccgtggttttttcccttattcaaaagggttttccacgtaaaaatcttgatgtcgttgttactcttttattcttgttaattaccgtatctcggtgctacattattattccgcttttagtaccatggatattatttctgtgggggtttattcccaacagaTCTTGCCTTCAATAATTTTTCTGATActcaatatttttaaaaagaaaaaagaaaaataatattgaTGCCATAATATCCATATATAAGTTGGATATAATATTTGATGAATTCTACTCCCTAAAAGAATCACATCTTATGGGTAATATATTTGCCTAGAATATGCTGATAGGTGAAGGCTTAATTAGAAATTAGTACAATACTCCGACATAGTTTATGAAGTTTGACACTTCGCTTTCATATTTCAATGTTCACAATGTGTCGACACCCTAAAAATGTCATAATGAATGACAAATAGAAAAAAATCATGATATCTAGGAGAAGGATTTGTAATCGTCATCTAaaatatttactttattaaaaatacTAACTAATGGTACAAAAAAGTCGCTCTAAAATTAGATAAACTCATCTTCACAATATATAACCAATGCAATGAGTCAATTTAACCTATCTACTAATTAAGAATATTTAATTTCTACACAAAATGTCAACGATTTTCACAAAACGACCACTCCTTCAGAACCCTAATTAAATATTATTCTATAGTCTGCATTTTAATCTTATGACAATATAGAAAGTAATATTTTTAAGGAACTTACAATGCAACAGTTTACGGACCACGCTAAGTGTTGAATTTATTTAATGTACGAATTTTAATATCTTGCACGTCTGCTAGGCGCTAGctgttaatatttttttattaattagttGCTTAAATGGAGACAAAAGAGTAATGTTAGAATTAATTAGAACTCTGTCTCAACCTCAACTTTAGCACATTCAATATCTAACCAATGCAATGAGTCAATTTAACCTATTCTGTTCGTAGTACATTTAACTTTAGTTCTCCTAAATTTTGGGGTTAAGCAAATAGCCAAGAGTAGGTTTAGGTAGTTGCTtttgggatctttacacaaataaccGTCCGGTTTCACTGTAATGTTAGTACAAGTTCTCACTCATGGCATAAGAATGTTAGTACTAGTTTAAACCAAATTAGCCCATAATGATATCGTAGAACTGGGCTACTGCCTGTGATGTGAGTGAAAATGTGAAATGTAGTAGTATAGTGGGATAACAAACTAGCAGATATCTACTAAAACTTTAGGCCAAGACCATTCTAATTTATTTAATAGGAGAAAGATCGCACTAATAATTAATGGACCTAAGGGCACAAAGAGATGAATACTGAGTACGAGACTAATGGACAGTGTGTAGAGTAGACTATTTGTTTGAGAATCCATTGGATAGAAATCGTCAAAAGATTGGGCTTATTTTCGTGGCAAGTTTCTTAGTTTTTCTTTACTGGGCTTTTCACAATGCTTTATGAAGTGGGGGGCCTCTCGTATATCCAGAATCTTAATATATTTAAggagaattaacccaaatagtcgtCCATCCAGCCAcctaaactaaaaatagccgataaatatataatatatccATAATTTATGTATCATATGTATATAATTGTATatagtcaatgtataatctatgtatatgactagaaaaaataaacaataaatatgaccggctatttgtataaagatcccTGTATATATGGTAAAACTACCCAAATTGTCATCCCATAAACAATTTCAACCAAAACTAGCTCAAAATAAAATATCTACTAAAAAAGCCCAAATGTCAttttaatccaaaaatatttcagtTTATATTAATTCTCTTCACTCTCATTTTTTTACTCTAGGATGTTCTTTACTGGTAGATTATAACTTGTAGGTTATTTCAATCTGCTCGTGCATGAAGAGAGACTTAAATCGAATATGGGTAATAGCAATCTGCAAGCTAATGACATAAATCCAAATATAAAAGTTAGAAAAGAGATAAATGAAAATCATAAATGTAAGTATAGATACAgtaacttaataaaataatttaaaaagtgAAGAAGATGAGCTAAAACTCCAAAAAGCCATTGAAGGTTGCTTGAGCTTGAATTTGAAAAGCATTTAAATCTGCAAGCTAATGACAGAAATCCAAatataaaagttagaaaatagataaataaaaatcataaatgTAAGTATAGATACAATAacttagtaaaataatttaaaaagtgAAGAAGATTAGCTAAAACTTCGAAAATCATTGAAGCTTGCTTGAGCTTGAATTTGAAAATTTCGGGTTTCCAAAATTGAAATCTATTACGGACGGgtattattagaatagattgggtacatctcaAGGGATTTGAAACTCAATTTTGGGACAAACTGGTGGAGATTTGAAGTGGTttcaatttaaatttgggtcaaaTTCGAAGTAAAAGATGAAAATAGAAGAAGATGAGATGTGTATCACATTGAGTTTCTTCTGTGTATACTTGTGTCACTTATTTATCATATGTGTATCCCCTATGTATCTCTTGAATGTCCATGTATACTTGTGTCTGAAATACATGCGTGAATACATGCTTGATACATGCGTTGCAGAGGAACTTTTTAAACTTGAATTTAGCTAAGAATTTTGATATTAAACCgatccaaatcacctccaatcttacTCAAATCTAATATATTGCCTCATCTATTTGTTCTCGACGAATTCTAACCATATCCATTGAAAATAAATTCTTTTGTGccttttttttaatattgtatATTATTGGTAACGAATTTTCACTCCAAACTAGTTCAATTCAccttcaatcttcctcaaatttcttatattgtctcatctATGTTTTTTCAAGGAATTTTAATATTACCCATTGAAAAAGAAATCTTTTTTTGCCCAGATTTTTGGTAACATGACTAAAATAGCTAATTGTTGGTAAGCTAGTAGTGTCTTTTTGGGGTACATCTATGTAGTTTTCCCTTATTTAATTTGTTCTCTTTTTTCCGCATTTCGTTTTTCTCTTGGAGAAAATTGAGTATAAATGACTCATTACTAGAAATATTAAAATTAGTTACTATGAAAGAATCCGAACATCTAATTCAAAATTCTAAGAAAACCTGACTGTGTTTTTAACCTTGCACACAATCTAAAAATATTAGCATATCAGTTATCACACAACGCATAAGATATCTCGGACTAGACCAAGATTAACAATTTATAACGAAACATAATTAAAGCTATACTTTTTTCTAATTAAGTTACTGGGTAGAACTTAATTAACTCTCTTACAGTGAGAAGACGAGACAGTCACAATCTTATCATACATTTATTTATTTCGTGATCATTtgtcctttatttatttatttatctatcTTTCTCATTGTGTGCTTTTGTTAATGTGTAAAACGGAAAAAATCAAGATTCTAATAGATGCATTCAAAGCTAGTAAATAAACATGTACTGTTACAGTAATTTTCCAACCTCTTCTTGATAATTACAAAGGCTAGAGTAGACAGCTATGGCAATCTGATGtatatttacaacatttgttAGTACTTCATAGGTCGACAGAATTTCACGATACCTGTGTTCTAGCCAGGTTTCGCTTTGCCTAGATAATTTCACCACTAAAAAAAAGTTACTGGATTTTGCCATAAACCTTAAGGTTACGTTGTACTAGTACTTTGTATTTGGAGAGGTACAAACCCTGTAAACATGCTCTTCCCCAGTGCATTCATCAACCTCAACAACCCAGTGGCTCCTCTTTCCACCAATAATCTTTTTACCTTCCGAAACAGTAATTTTACTAACTAATAACCCTTCTCCAATGGGTAGAAAATAACCCTTGTGATCAAAACCTAGCTTAGGACCTTCATGTAAGGCATTGTACCCTACAATAAATGCACCTTTAACAGTACTAACACCTTGTTGTGCTGCTTCAAATACTTGTTGGAAATCCTCCAATTTACAATCAATAAGTACAAAATCAGCTCCTTCGTAATTACTTGCCAATAAAGTTTTGACATCTGAACCAATCACAAACTCAACAAAATTTGCAGAGTCTCCCAATAATGCTTTTTTAGCTGCATGCATTTCTTGTTGTCTACCTAATATGCATATCACCCGGCCACCCGTTTGATGAGCCGCCGCTACTAAGCCTAGTAGGGCAGACCCAGGGTGGCCGGAACATGCCATCACCATGAGTTGTGCATTATTTCCGGCTGCCATGGCGGATATGAACTCTGTTACATCAGGCGCTTTTCCTCTTTCACCCTGAAATTTttacaattaaaaataaatttatgagTATACTAAAGTGGGACGAACTTAAAGAAACGACATAAATAGTGTGAATTCATATAGCTGATCCGGATTTACTTTGGCATTGGGGTATAGTTATTAGAagtattat
It encodes the following:
- the LOC107805132 gene encoding uncharacterized protein LOC107805132, whose translation is MDCWSAENATNAFLKTLKMGERGKAPDVTEFISAMAAGNNAQLMVMACSGHPGSALLGLVAAAHQTGGRVICILGRQQEMHAAKKALLGDSANFVEFVIGSDVKTLLASNYEGADFVLIDCKLEDFQQVFEAAQQGVSTVKGAFIVGYNALHEGPKLGFDHKGYFLPIGEGLLVSKITVSEGKKIIGGKRSHWVVEVDECTGEEHVYRVCTSPNTKY